A DNA window from Vibrio cidicii contains the following coding sequences:
- the mutH gene encoding DNA mismatch repair endonuclease MutH codes for MKPVPQSEHELLERARQIAGLSFAELAEEAGMAVPENLKRDKGWVGQLLEWHLGAPAGSKPQQDFSELGIELKSIPVSYSGKPLETTFVCVAPLTGIHGLTWHNSHVRNKLSRVLWIPVEGEREIPLAMRRVGSPLIWSPSAEQEIIIRQDWEELMEQIALGQYDQISARHGEALHLRPKAANSRALTEAYNANGKPIKTLPRGFYLRTQFTEQILNSAFIAAVNEE; via the coding sequence ATGAAACCCGTTCCCCAGTCAGAACATGAGCTCCTTGAGCGCGCGAGACAAATTGCAGGACTTAGTTTTGCAGAACTGGCAGAAGAAGCGGGCATGGCAGTTCCCGAAAACCTCAAGCGGGACAAAGGGTGGGTCGGACAACTTCTAGAATGGCACTTGGGAGCCCCAGCAGGTAGTAAACCACAACAAGATTTTTCTGAACTGGGAATTGAACTGAAAAGCATCCCTGTCAGTTACAGTGGCAAGCCTTTGGAAACCACCTTTGTATGCGTCGCGCCTTTAACAGGGATTCATGGTCTTACGTGGCACAACAGCCATGTGCGCAACAAGCTCTCTCGCGTACTATGGATTCCAGTCGAAGGTGAGCGAGAAATTCCGCTCGCCATGAGACGAGTCGGATCACCACTCATTTGGTCTCCCTCAGCCGAGCAAGAAATTATCATACGCCAAGATTGGGAAGAGTTGATGGAACAGATCGCTCTTGGCCAGTACGATCAAATTTCCGCGCGACATGGCGAAGCACTCCACTTGAGGCCAAAAGCCGCAAATAGCCGTGCTCTGACCGAAGCATACAATGCAAACGGCAAACCGATCAAAACTCTACCCAGAGGCTTTTATCTGCGCACTCAATTTACCGAACAGATCCTCAACAGCGCATTCATTGCGGCCGTTAATGAGGAGTAA